One Tunturibacter gelidoferens genomic region harbors:
- a CDS encoding trypsin-like peptidase domain-containing protein, producing MDTPKNTSSTLLERIRTHRLTTTFTLLATLSVGILAGSILTRNVSGKEQSEVNSTDAKPLVIPSPVALSNGFSQIVKQVGPAVVNINTEELPKPSANRRGKRGTQRTPQPNDPNGDDDSQQSPGDMQDFFNRFFGGQGGDDGDGGAAGERRALGSGFIVDPRGYIITNNHVVDKADKIYVKLSTDPDGGPGDEGRPATVIGVDKDTDIAVIKIDSKEPLPTVKLGNSDGAQVGDWVLAIGSPFALSKTVTAGIISAKNRSIDEPSPNGVSQTQFQRFIQTDAAINPGNSGGPLVDMAGQVVGMNTAIYTQSMGSQGVGFAMPANIIATVYNMLIGPEHKVVRGSIGIQFQVAQSSAVNRVYGFSSGVIVGVVTPNGGAAKAGIQAGDVIVSIDGRNIKDGDDLVNDISARHVGSTVKLGYLRDGKQNTANVVIGDRAKTYADITGQPDDTSTPQESDAGEGKLGITVSAIPASISAKVGIKGGVIVTTVRPGSFADEIGLGKGTIITAINRKPVTDEASYRAIVSNLKSKDDVVFVIQSPTQKNLNSYVGGTLP from the coding sequence ATGGACACACCGAAGAACACTTCCTCCACTCTGCTCGAGCGCATCCGCACACATCGCCTGACCACGACGTTCACGCTCCTGGCAACGTTGTCGGTCGGCATACTCGCCGGTTCCATTCTTACGCGCAATGTCAGCGGCAAAGAGCAGTCCGAGGTCAACTCTACCGACGCGAAACCTCTCGTCATTCCCTCTCCAGTGGCGCTCTCCAATGGCTTCTCTCAGATCGTCAAGCAAGTCGGCCCAGCCGTAGTCAATATCAATACGGAAGAGTTGCCCAAGCCATCGGCCAACAGACGTGGCAAACGCGGCACGCAGAGAACACCCCAGCCCAACGACCCGAACGGTGACGACGACAGCCAGCAGTCCCCAGGTGACATGCAGGACTTCTTCAACCGCTTCTTCGGTGGGCAAGGTGGCGACGATGGCGACGGCGGTGCCGCTGGCGAACGCCGCGCACTCGGCTCCGGCTTTATCGTCGATCCTCGCGGTTACATCATCACCAATAATCACGTCGTCGACAAAGCCGACAAGATCTACGTGAAGCTCTCCACCGACCCGGACGGCGGACCTGGTGATGAAGGCCGTCCCGCAACTGTAATCGGCGTCGACAAAGACACCGACATCGCCGTCATCAAGATCGACAGCAAAGAGCCCCTCCCCACCGTCAAGCTCGGCAACTCCGACGGCGCACAGGTCGGCGACTGGGTCCTCGCCATCGGCAGCCCCTTCGCCCTCTCGAAGACGGTCACCGCAGGAATCATCTCCGCCAAAAACCGCAGCATCGACGAACCCAGCCCCAACGGCGTCTCTCAAACCCAGTTCCAGCGCTTCATCCAGACCGATGCCGCCATCAATCCAGGTAACTCCGGCGGCCCGCTCGTCGATATGGCCGGTCAGGTTGTAGGCATGAACACCGCCATCTACACCCAATCGATGGGCTCTCAAGGCGTTGGATTCGCCATGCCCGCCAACATCATCGCAACTGTCTATAACATGCTCATCGGACCGGAACATAAGGTCGTTCGCGGCTCCATCGGCATTCAGTTTCAGGTAGCCCAATCTTCTGCTGTCAACCGGGTGTATGGCTTCTCGAGCGGTGTGATCGTCGGCGTTGTCACCCCTAACGGTGGAGCGGCAAAGGCGGGCATTCAAGCAGGCGACGTCATCGTCTCGATCGATGGCCGCAACATCAAAGATGGCGACGACCTGGTCAACGACATCTCAGCTCGTCATGTCGGCTCGACGGTAAAACTCGGATACCTGCGCGACGGCAAGCAGAACACCGCGAATGTCGTCATCGGAGATCGCGCCAAGACATACGCAGATATCACCGGCCAGCCGGACGACACCTCCACCCCGCAGGAGTCTGACGCAGGAGAGGGCAAGCTCGGCATTACCGTCTCGGCAATCCCGGCCTCCATTTCAGCCAAGGTCGGGATCAAGGGTGGCGTCATCGTCACCACCGTCCGCCCCGGCTCCTTCGCAGACGAGATCGGCCTGGGCAAAGGCACGATCATCACAGCAATCAATCGCAAACCCGTAACAGATGAGGCCAGTTATCGAGCCATCGTCTCCAACCTGAAATCGAAGGACGACGTTGTCTTCGTTATTCAGTCTCCTACCCAGAAAAACCTTAACTCCTATGTGGGTGGCACACTCCCGTAG
- a CDS encoding peptidoglycan-binding domain-containing protein, with translation MQFVRSLLTSTLLLVTAMPCLALTHSRRGPTSPRVSNKHSKSAAKPAGQRTIDDARATQIQASLIKSGYLSGEASGHWDSETQAAMQKFQEDNGWQTKLIPDSRAIIKLGLGPEQDSKMSTGTSALAAPTASPASSFLQR, from the coding sequence ATGCAGTTTGTCAGATCACTTCTAACCTCGACGCTGCTTTTGGTAACCGCGATGCCATGCCTGGCATTGACTCACTCGCGTCGTGGCCCCACATCGCCCAGGGTGTCGAATAAGCACTCAAAATCCGCCGCAAAGCCAGCAGGACAGCGAACCATCGATGATGCGCGAGCGACCCAGATCCAGGCTTCGCTCATCAAGTCAGGCTATCTCTCCGGCGAGGCGTCAGGCCACTGGGACTCCGAGACCCAAGCGGCGATGCAGAAGTTTCAGGAAGACAACGGTTGGCAGACAAAGTTGATTCCCGATTCCCGAGCCATCATCAAGCTGGGGCTTGGCCCCGAGCAGGATTCCAAAATGAGCACCGGTACTTCCGCACTGGCCGCTCCCACGGCATCCCCGGCCTCAAGTTTCCTGCAACGATAG
- a CDS encoding FliM/FliN family flagellar motor switch protein produces MGSGEVAGVEPGMGLLSDIELDATLQFGSRDMSLREVLELGPGDVVELDRHVSEPVDLVVGDRIVARGEVVVVSGNFALRITEVATPQLRLESIRCLF; encoded by the coding sequence ATGGGTTCTGGTGAGGTAGCTGGGGTTGAGCCGGGGATGGGATTGTTGAGTGACATCGAGCTGGATGCGACGCTGCAGTTCGGTTCGCGCGATATGTCGTTGAGGGAGGTGCTGGAGCTGGGACCAGGGGACGTGGTGGAGTTGGACCGTCATGTGTCCGAGCCGGTGGACCTCGTAGTGGGTGACAGGATTGTGGCTCGGGGCGAGGTGGTGGTTGTCAGCGGCAACTTCGCTCTGCGCATTACCGAGGTGGCGACGCCGCAACTGAGACTGGAGAGCATTCGATGCCTTTTCTAA
- a CDS encoding flagellar motor switch protein FliM has translation MGKQLGQGDIDALFAAAGANASTQPEGAETEAPLEQYDFSSAGQISNDQMRAISSVNDLFARNLMHTLGAWLRTPFKMKLVAGEQLPFSEFLERLSSPNYICSIRLEPLGAVGLLELELALASPIVDVLLGGVGRAWPARELTDIEDAILTSVVQMTVQELNLAWQSVGLEFVFEKRESEAAVARMLTSGEKTLCVSFEARMPEAQGAMNICLPAVVLNAILRRLISEGDRPKRRSKEAQARMRELVGGVKFGAALQFPSMRLKASELAALEPGMVLRLPLARHSISELRVGGLQFGRAHPVRTGEHRGAQLEGGIDSDSGIGALETQSAVETMSVN, from the coding sequence ATGGGAAAGCAGCTTGGGCAGGGAGATATCGATGCGCTGTTCGCGGCAGCCGGGGCGAATGCTTCAACGCAACCGGAGGGTGCCGAAACCGAGGCGCCGCTGGAGCAGTATGACTTCAGCAGCGCGGGGCAGATCAGCAACGATCAGATGCGAGCGATCAGTTCGGTGAACGATCTGTTTGCGAGGAATCTGATGCACACCCTGGGGGCGTGGTTGAGGACTCCGTTCAAGATGAAGCTGGTCGCGGGGGAGCAGCTTCCTTTCAGTGAATTTCTGGAGCGACTCTCTTCTCCGAATTACATCTGTTCGATTCGGCTTGAGCCACTGGGAGCGGTTGGGTTGCTGGAGCTGGAGCTTGCGCTGGCATCGCCTATCGTGGATGTTCTGCTGGGTGGGGTAGGGCGTGCGTGGCCGGCGCGGGAGCTAACGGATATTGAAGACGCGATTCTGACATCGGTCGTGCAGATGACGGTGCAGGAGCTGAACCTGGCTTGGCAGTCGGTCGGGCTGGAGTTCGTCTTTGAGAAGCGAGAGTCAGAGGCGGCGGTGGCCCGGATGTTGACTTCCGGAGAAAAGACGCTGTGCGTAAGCTTCGAGGCGCGCATGCCTGAGGCTCAGGGGGCGATGAACATATGTCTGCCGGCGGTTGTCTTGAATGCGATTCTGCGGCGCTTAATCTCCGAGGGGGATCGTCCAAAGAGGCGATCGAAGGAGGCGCAGGCGAGGATGCGGGAGCTAGTAGGTGGGGTAAAGTTCGGCGCTGCGTTGCAGTTTCCGTCGATGCGGCTTAAAGCGAGTGAATTGGCGGCTCTGGAGCCGGGGATGGTTTTGCGTCTCCCGTTAGCGAGACACTCTATCTCGGAGTTACGGGTTGGTGGTTTGCAGTTTGGGAGAGCGCACCCGGTAAGAACTGGGGAGCATCGCGGAGCCCAGCTGGAGGGCGGTATCGATAGCGATAGCGGGATCGGTGCTCTGGAGACTCAGAGCGCGGTCGAGACGATGAGTGTGAACTAG
- a CDS encoding sigma-70 family RNA polymerase sigma factor: MNTGSSIPVQVGQKLPKGKLTGEQWTSLEAARFDEVTGIAEAGIFTPFTGEGLAASGDGSATERDLLLMEHLPTVRYLARRIHERLPQHVELDDLVSAGVVGLIDAFSKFDHKKKVQFKSYAQFRIRGAILDSLRTLDWSPRELRRKGRAVEEAIRAVTQRVGRAPSEQEIAREMTLTLAEYQALLGDLKGLEIGSLHMERSEDSGDEELAYVPGAPEDDPLFRCLKGEMKQRLADAIDELPEKERMVLTLYYYEELTMKEIGLTLGVVESRVSQIHSSAVVRLRASLASLRPGDSAGIVKAKASKRKTGTR, encoded by the coding sequence ATGAACACAGGGAGTTCGATTCCGGTACAGGTTGGGCAGAAGTTGCCGAAGGGGAAGCTGACGGGCGAGCAGTGGACGTCGCTGGAGGCTGCACGGTTTGACGAGGTGACGGGTATTGCGGAGGCGGGGATATTCACTCCGTTTACCGGAGAGGGACTGGCAGCATCAGGGGATGGCAGTGCCACGGAGCGGGACCTGCTTTTGATGGAGCATCTGCCGACGGTGCGTTACCTGGCACGACGCATCCACGAACGACTGCCTCAGCATGTGGAGTTGGACGACCTGGTATCGGCCGGTGTCGTTGGGTTGATCGATGCCTTCTCGAAGTTTGATCACAAGAAGAAGGTGCAGTTCAAGAGCTATGCGCAGTTCAGAATTCGCGGGGCGATTCTTGATTCGTTGCGGACCCTGGACTGGAGCCCGAGGGAGCTGCGACGGAAGGGCAGGGCGGTCGAAGAGGCGATCCGTGCGGTGACACAGCGGGTCGGACGAGCGCCGTCGGAGCAGGAGATTGCGCGGGAGATGACGTTGACGCTGGCGGAGTATCAGGCGCTGCTGGGCGATCTGAAGGGGCTCGAGATTGGAAGCCTGCACATGGAGCGCTCGGAGGACTCCGGTGACGAGGAACTCGCCTATGTTCCTGGTGCGCCTGAGGACGATCCGCTGTTTCGCTGCTTGAAGGGTGAGATGAAGCAGCGGCTTGCGGATGCGATCGACGAGCTTCCGGAGAAGGAGCGCATGGTGTTGACGCTTTACTACTACGAAGAGCTGACGATGAAAGAGATTGGACTGACGTTGGGCGTGGTGGAGTCGAGGGTCTCGCAGATCCACTCTTCGGCGGTGGTGAGATTGAGGGCGTCGCTTGCGAGTCTGCGGCCAGGGGACTCTGCTGGGATTGTGAAGGCCAAGGCTTCGAAGCGCAAGACTGGAACACGTTGA